The following coding sequences lie in one Anolis carolinensis isolate JA03-04 unplaced genomic scaffold, rAnoCar3.1.pri scaffold_11, whole genome shotgun sequence genomic window:
- the trpm1 gene encoding transient receptor potential cation channel subfamily M member 1 isoform X3 codes for MFAAIRGDARRQGQKAWIDKTFFKRECIYIIANSKDATRCCCGQLLTQHTPIPAITTTNKNGEEAAKQVDTQPDKWSVSKHTHALPTDAYGNLEFQGGGHSNKSMYIRVSYDTKPDALLHLMVKEWQLELPKLLISVHGGLQNFELQPKLKQVFGKGLIKAAMTTGAWIFTGGVSTGVIRHVGDALKDHSSKSRGRICAIGIAPWGIVENKEDLIGKDVTRVYQTMSNPLSKLSVLNSSHTHFILADNGTLGKYGAEVKLRRQLEKHISLQKINTRLGQGVPVVGLIVEGGPNVISIVLECLREDPPLPVVICDGSGRASDILSFAHKYSEEGGIISESLRDQLLVTIQKTFNYSRNQAHQLFVILMECMKKKELITVFRMGSEGQQDIEMSILTALLKGTNASAPDQLSLALAWNRVDIARSQIFVFGHHWPPLGSLAAGDGVAPEKEKKSPAPQAKGGRGKGKGKKKGGKQKEEPEEETDPRKLELLNWVNSLEQAMLDALVLDRVDFVKLLIENGVSMQRFLTIPRLEELYNTRLGPPNTLHLIVRDVKKGNLPPDYHISLIDIGLVLEYLMGGAYRCNYTRKSFRTLYNNLFGPKRPKALKLLGMEDDEPPTKGKKKKKKKEEEIDIDVDDPEVSRFKYPFHELMVWAVLMKRQKMALFLWQRGEESMAKALVACKLYKAMAHESSESELVDDISQDLDNNSKDFGQLAVELLDQSYKHDEQVAMKLLTYELKNWSNSTCLKLAVAAKHRDFIAHTCSQMLLTDMWMGRLRMRKNPGLKVIMGILFPPTILFLEFRTCDDYSYQTSKENEVGKEKEEENADANADTGSRKGDEEDGNKKQKGLPIGTKIYEFYNAPIVKFWFYTIAYLGYLMMFNYIILVRMDRWPSLQEWIVISYIVTLALEKVREILMSEPGKLSQKIKVWLQEYWNITDLVAISVFIFGAILRLQNQPYMGYGRVIYCVDIIFWYIRVLDIFGVNKYLGPYVMMIGKMMIDMLYFVVIMLVVLMSFGVARQAILHPDEEPSWRLARNIFYMPYWMIYGEVFADQIDRKSRVHTPCGDNLYDEDGKRLPPCIPGAWLTPAIMACYLLVANILLVNLLIAVFNNTFFEVKSISNQVWKFQRYQLIMTFHDRPVLPPPMIIFSHIYIIMVRLCCRCKKHREGEQDERDRGLKLFLNDEELKKLYEFEEQCVEEYFREKEDEEQSSNDERIRVTSERVENMSMRLEEVNEREHFMKASLQTVDLRLSQLEELSSRMANALEKLAGIDKAELTHTRSRASSECDVAYLLRQSSVNSSDGYGMFRSHGDELAYDELPPAPMSPALALRKADSKLHLSPERQASLRSTSSLSAVAALDHGRKILDVAQTAGGPHVGDRPDHSKSEGTLSQTLSQTDSALSGQSGRRADLPNACVALERTKLEATISYPLDKPRAMKYCPSETFDGCQATMMKSRSYIFAQGGKMVGGVNNWAIVDHEYQTIMDQVCPSTVEQWTAEWKYELQQKLEDEPPPEYPGIVSEAEMQAERKPMLTDTEDDSDAGGEVVGLSASHPSSPVSRRTDKENQLLVNSDRTYEFPSIRSKSLHSHSRKAKSIKDKLLRPGHASSVSSLVVTCGNTTEEPKTNKENASGTETEC; via the exons GGTCAAAAGGCTTGGATAGATAAGACCTTTTTCAAGCGAGAGTGCATTTACATCATTGCCAACAGCAAAGATGCCACCAG GTGCTGTTGCGGCCAACTTCTTACTCAGCACACCCCGATCCCTGCGATCACAACCACAAACAAAAACGGAGAGGAGgctgcgaagcaggtggacacgCAGCCGGATAAATGGTCCGTCAGTAAGCACACCCATGCGCTCCCTACCGATGCCTATGGGAACCTCGAGTTTCAAGGTGGAGGGCACAGCAACAAGTCCATG TATATCCGAGTGTCTTACGACACCAAGCCGGACGCTCTGCTCCACCTTATGGTCAAGGAGTGGCAGCTGGAGCTCCCCAAACTCTTGATCTCCGTCCACGGAGGGCTGCAGAACTTTGAGCTCCAACCCAAGCTGAAGCAAGTCTTTGGGAAGGGCCTCATCAAGGCCGCCATGACAACGGGTGCCTGGATCTTCACCGGAGGAGTCAGTACAG GAGTCATTCGCCACGTCGGAGATGCCTTGAAAGACCATTCTTCCAAGTCCAGAGGACGAATCTGTGCCATAGGAATTGCTCCGTGGGGCATTGTGGAAAACAAGGAAGACCTGATTGGGAAAGAT GTGACAAGAGTGTATCAGACCATGTCAAACCCACTAAGCAAACTCTCTGTGCTCAACAGTTCCCACACGCACTTCATCCTGGCCGACAACGGCACCCTGGGCAAATACGGGGCGGAAGTGAAGCTCAGGCGCCAGCTGGAGAAGCACATCTCCCTCCAGAAAATCAACACCC GACTCGGGCAGGGGGTCCCCGTGGTGGGTCTGATCGTGGAAGGAGGCCCCAACGTGATTTCCATCGTCTTGGAATGCCTCCGCGAAGACCCCCCGCTCCCCGTGGTGATTTGCGACGGCAGCGGGAGGGCGTCCGACATTTTATCATTTGCGCACAAATACTCCGAAGAAGGAGG CATCATCAGCGAGTCGCTCAGGGATCAGCTGCTTGTCACCATCCAGAAGACCTTTAACTACAGCCGGAATCAGGCACACCAGCTGTTTGTCATTCTCATGGAATgcatgaagaagaaagaactg ATCACGGTGTTCCGCATGGGATCCGAGGGACAGCAGGATATTGAGATGTCTATCTTGACAGCGTTGCTTAAAG GGACCAATGCATCTGCCCCAGATCAGCTGAGTTTAGCCTTGGCCTGGAATCGAGTGGACATCGCACGGAGCCAGATCTTTGTTTTCGGACACCACTGGCCG CCCTTGGGAAGCCTTGCGGCTGGAGACGGGGTGGCCCCCGAAAAGGAGAAGAAGTCCCCGGCGCCTCAAGcgaaaggaggaagagggaaaggcAAAGGGAAGAAGAAGGGCGGGAAGCAGAAGGAAGAGCCGGAGGAGGAAACGGATCCAAGGAAACTGGAGCTGCTGAACTGG GTAAACTCCTTGGAGCAGGCAATGCTCGATGCTTTGGTCTTGGACCGGGTGGACTTTGTGAAGCTCCTGATCGAGAACGGAGTCAGTATGCAGCGCTTCCTCACAATTCCTCGGCTGGAGGAGCTTTATAATACT AGATTGGGCCCACCAAATACTTTACATCTGATTGTCAGGGATGTGAAAAAG GGCAACCTGCCTCCAGACTACCACATTAGCCTCATTGACATTGGCCTGGTGCTAGAATATCTCATGGGTGGGGCGTACCGCTGCAACTATACGCGGAAGAGCTTCCGGACCCTCTACAACAATTTATTTGGACCAAAGAGG CCTAAAGCTCTTAAGCTTCTCGGGATGGAG gACGATGAGCCTCCAAccaaagggaagaagaagaagaagaaaaaggaggaggagattgACATCGACGTGGACGACCCGGAGGTCAGCCGCTTCAAGTACCCCTTCCATGAGCTGATGGTGTGGGCTGTGCTGATGAAGCGGCAGAAGATGGCCCTCTTCCTCTGGCAGCGGGGAGAGGAGTCCATGGCCAAGGCGCTGGTGGCCTGCAAACTCTACAAAGCCATGGCCCACGAGTCTTCCGAGAGCGAGCTGGTGGACGACATCTCCCAAGACTTGGACAACAACTCCAA GGACTTTGGCCAGTTGGCCGTGGAGCTGCTGGACCAGTCCTATAAGCATGATGAGCAGGTGGCCATGAAGCTCCTGACGTACGAGCTGAAAAACTGGAGCAACTCCACTTGTTTGAAGCTGGCCGTGGCCGCCAAGCACCGGGACTTCATTGCCCACACTTGCAGCCAGATGTTGCTGACAGACATGTGGATGGGGAGGCTGCGCATGCGGAAGAACCCAGGTCTTAAG GTCATAATGGGGATCCTGTTCCCTCCCACCATCTTGTTCCTGGAGTTCCGCACCTGCGACGACTACTCCTATCAAACATCGAAGGAGAACGAAgttgggaaagaaaaggaggaggagaacgcG GACGCCAATGCTGACACGGGTTCCCGGAAGGGAGACGAGGAGGACGGGAACAAAAAGCAAAAGGGCCTTCCCATTGGGACGAAGATCTATGAGTTCTACAATGCCcccattgtgaagttttggtttTACACA ATCGCATACCTGGGCTATTTAATGATGTTCAACTATATCATCCTGGTGCGGATGGACCGGTGGCCGTCGCTCCAAGAATGGATTGTCATCTCCTACATTGTGACCTTGGCTTTAGAGAAAGTGAGAGAG ATCCTGATGTCCGAACCCGGTAAACTCAGCCAGAAAATCAAAGTGTGGCTGCAGGAGTATTGGAACATCACCGACCTGGTGGCCATTTCCGTGTTCATCTTCGGGGCCATCCTTCGCTTGCAGAACCAGCCTTACATGGGATACGGGAGGGTCATCTACTGCGTGGACATCATTTTCTGGTACATCCGAGTCCTGGACATCTTTGGCGTGAATAAGTACCTGGGACCTTACGTCATGATGATTGGAAAGATG ATGATCGACATGCTGTACTTCGTGGTGATTATGCTGGTGGTCCTGATGAGCTTTGGCGTCGCCCGGCAGGCCATCCTTCACCCCGATGAGGAGCCCTCCTGGCGCCTGGCCCGCAACATCTTCTACATGCCTTACTGGATGATCTACGGAGAGGTGTTTGCTGACCAGATAGACCGTAAGAGCAGAGTTCATA CTCCGTGCGGGGACAACCTTTACGACGAAGATGGCAAACGGCTTCCTCCTTGCATCCCTGGCGCCTGGCTGACTCCGGCCATCATGGCTTGTTACCTCTTGGTCGCCAACATCTTGCTGGTCAACCTGCTGATCGCTGTCTTCAA CAACACCTTCTTCGAGGTGAAGTCCATCTCCAACCAGGTCTGGAAATTCCAGCGGTACCAGCTGATCATGACCTTCCACGACCGGCCGGTGCTTCCTCCGCCCATGATCATCTTCAgccacatttacatcatcatggTCCGCCTCTGCTGCCGCTGCAAGAAGCATCGGGAAGGGGAGCAGGACGAACGCGACCGAGGGCTGA AGCTGTTTCTAAACGACGAAGAGCTGAAAAAGCTGTATGAGTTTGAGGAGCAATGCGTGGAAGAATATTTCCGTgaaaaagaggatgaagaacagTCTTCCAATGATGAACGGATCAGAGTGACTTCTGAAAG AGTTGAGAACATGTCTATGAGGTTAGAAGAAGTGAACGAACGGGAGCACTTCATGAAAGCCTCCCTGCAGACGGTCGACCTCCGGCTATCTCAGCTGGAAGAGCTTTCCAGCCGCATGGCCAACGCTCTGGAGAAACTGGCCGGGATCGACAAGGCCGAGCTGACCCACACTCGCTCCAGGGCCTCCTCCGAGTGCGACGTGGCTTACCTCCTCCGGCAGAGCAGCGTGAACAGTTCGGACGGCTACGGCATGTTCCGGTCCCATGGCGATGAGCTTGCCTACGACGAACTGCCCCCGGCCCCGATGtccccggccctggcgctgcgtAAAGCCGACTCCAAGCTGCACCTGTCTCCGGAACGTCAGGCGAGCCTCCGCTCCACCTCCAGCCTGAGCGCAGTGGCCGCTTTGGACCACGGCAGGAAAATCTTAGACGTTGCGCAGACCGCTGGCGGACCCCATGTGGGGGACAGGCCGGACCACAGCAAGAGCGAAGGGACCCTATCCCAAACCCTCAGCCAAACAGATAGTGCTTTAAGCGGGCAGTCCGGAAGGAGGGCGGACCTCCCAAACGCTTGCGTGGCCCTTGAGAGGACCAAGTTAGAAGCCACGATCTCCTACCCCTTGGACAAGCCTCGGGCCATGAAGTACTGCCCTTCGGAAACGTTTGACGGTTGTCAGGCGACCATGATGAAATCCAGGAGCTACATATTTGCACAAGGCGGGAAGATGGTGGGAGGCGTGAACAACTGGGCCATCGTGGACCACGAGTACCAGACCATCATGGACCAGGTCTGCCCCTCCACGGTTGAGCAGTGGACGGCCGAATGGAAGTACGAGCTGCAGCAGAAGCTGGAGGACGAGCCGCCTCCCGAATACCCCGGCATCGTGTCCGAGGCGGAGATGCAGGCCGAGCGGAAGCCGATGCTGACCGACACCGAGGACGACAGCGACGCCGGCGGCGAAGTCGTGGGCCTCAGTGCCTCCCACCCATCTTCACCGGTCAGCAGGAGGACGGACAAAGAGAACCAGCTTCTGGTGAACTCTGACCGGACTTACGAGTTCCCCTCCATCCGCTCAAAGAGTTTGCACAGCCATTCACGGAAAGCCAAGTCCATTAAAGACAAGCTCCTCAGGCCGGGCCATGCCAGCAGTGTCAGCAGTCTCGTGGTCACCTGCGGAAACACGACAGAAGagcccaaaacaaacaaagaaaatgcCTCCGGCACAGAAACCGAGTGCTAA
- the trpm1 gene encoding transient receptor potential cation channel subfamily M member 1 isoform X1: protein MFAAIRGDARRQGQKAWIDKTFFKRECIYIIANSKDATRCCCGQLLTQHTPIPAITTTNKNGEEAAKQVDTQPDKWSVSKHTHALPTDAYGNLEFQGGGHSNKSMYIRVSYDTKPDALLHLMVKEWQLELPKLLISVHGGLQNFELQPKLKQVFGKGLIKAAMTTGAWIFTGGVSTGVIRHVGDALKDHSSKSRGRICAIGIAPWGIVENKEDLIGKDVTRVYQTMSNPLSKLSVLNSSHTHFILADNGTLGKYGAEVKLRRQLEKHISLQKINTRLGQGVPVVGLIVEGGPNVISIVLECLREDPPLPVVICDGSGRASDILSFAHKYSEEGGIISESLRDQLLVTIQKTFNYSRNQAHQLFVILMECMKKKELITVFRMGSEGQQDIEMSILTALLKGTNASAPDQLSLALAWNRVDIARSQIFVFGHHWPPLGSLAAGDGVAPEKEKKSPAPQAKGGRGKGKGKKKGGKQKEEPEEETDPRKLELLNWVNSLEQAMLDALVLDRVDFVKLLIENGVSMQRFLTIPRLEELYNTRLGPPNTLHLIVRDVKKGNLPPDYHISLIDIGLVLEYLMGGAYRCNYTRKSFRTLYNNLFGPKRPKALKLLGMEDDEPPTKGKKKKKKKEEEIDIDVDDPEVSRFKYPFHELMVWAVLMKRQKMALFLWQRGEESMAKALVACKLYKAMAHESSESELVDDISQDLDNNSKDFGQLAVELLDQSYKHDEQVAMKLLTYELKNWSNSTCLKLAVAAKHRDFIAHTCSQMLLTDMWMGRLRMRKNPGLKVIMGILFPPTILFLEFRTCDDYSYQTSKENEVGKEKEEENADANADTGSRKGDEEDGNKKQKGLPIGTKIYEFYNAPIVKFWFYTIAYLGYLMMFNYIILVRMDRWPSLQEWIVISYIVTLALEKVREILMSEPGKLSQKIKVWLQEYWNITDLVAISVFIFGAILRLQNQPYMGYGRVIYCVDIIFWYIRVLDIFGVNKYLGPYVMMIGKMMIDMLYFVVIMLVVLMSFGVARQAILHPDEEPSWRLARNIFYMPYWMIYGEVFADQIDRKSRVHIYAMEINPPCGDNLYDEDGKRLPPCIPGAWLTPAIMACYLLVANILLVNLLIAVFNNTFFEVKSISNQVWKFQRYQLIMTFHDRPVLPPPMIIFSHIYIIMVRLCCRCKKHREGEQDERDRGLKLFLNDEELKKLYEFEEQCVEEYFREKEDEEQSSNDERIRVTSERVENMSMRLEEVNEREHFMKASLQTVDLRLSQLEELSSRMANALEKLAGIDKAELTHTRSRASSECDVAYLLRQSSVNSSDGYGMFRSHGDELAYDELPPAPMSPALALRKADSKLHLSPERQASLRSTSSLSAVAALDHGRKILDVAQTAGGPHVGDRPDHSKSEGTLSQTLSQTDSALSGQSGRRADLPNACVALERTKLEATISYPLDKPRAMKYCPSETFDGCQATMMKSRSYIFAQGGKMVGGVNNWAIVDHEYQTIMDQVCPSTVEQWTAEWKYELQQKLEDEPPPEYPGIVSEAEMQAERKPMLTDTEDDSDAGGEVVGLSASHPSSPVSRRTDKENQLLVNSDRTYEFPSIRSKSLHSHSRKAKSIKDKLLRPGHASSVSSLVVTCGNTTEEPKTNKENASGTETEC from the exons GGTCAAAAGGCTTGGATAGATAAGACCTTTTTCAAGCGAGAGTGCATTTACATCATTGCCAACAGCAAAGATGCCACCAG GTGCTGTTGCGGCCAACTTCTTACTCAGCACACCCCGATCCCTGCGATCACAACCACAAACAAAAACGGAGAGGAGgctgcgaagcaggtggacacgCAGCCGGATAAATGGTCCGTCAGTAAGCACACCCATGCGCTCCCTACCGATGCCTATGGGAACCTCGAGTTTCAAGGTGGAGGGCACAGCAACAAGTCCATG TATATCCGAGTGTCTTACGACACCAAGCCGGACGCTCTGCTCCACCTTATGGTCAAGGAGTGGCAGCTGGAGCTCCCCAAACTCTTGATCTCCGTCCACGGAGGGCTGCAGAACTTTGAGCTCCAACCCAAGCTGAAGCAAGTCTTTGGGAAGGGCCTCATCAAGGCCGCCATGACAACGGGTGCCTGGATCTTCACCGGAGGAGTCAGTACAG GAGTCATTCGCCACGTCGGAGATGCCTTGAAAGACCATTCTTCCAAGTCCAGAGGACGAATCTGTGCCATAGGAATTGCTCCGTGGGGCATTGTGGAAAACAAGGAAGACCTGATTGGGAAAGAT GTGACAAGAGTGTATCAGACCATGTCAAACCCACTAAGCAAACTCTCTGTGCTCAACAGTTCCCACACGCACTTCATCCTGGCCGACAACGGCACCCTGGGCAAATACGGGGCGGAAGTGAAGCTCAGGCGCCAGCTGGAGAAGCACATCTCCCTCCAGAAAATCAACACCC GACTCGGGCAGGGGGTCCCCGTGGTGGGTCTGATCGTGGAAGGAGGCCCCAACGTGATTTCCATCGTCTTGGAATGCCTCCGCGAAGACCCCCCGCTCCCCGTGGTGATTTGCGACGGCAGCGGGAGGGCGTCCGACATTTTATCATTTGCGCACAAATACTCCGAAGAAGGAGG CATCATCAGCGAGTCGCTCAGGGATCAGCTGCTTGTCACCATCCAGAAGACCTTTAACTACAGCCGGAATCAGGCACACCAGCTGTTTGTCATTCTCATGGAATgcatgaagaagaaagaactg ATCACGGTGTTCCGCATGGGATCCGAGGGACAGCAGGATATTGAGATGTCTATCTTGACAGCGTTGCTTAAAG GGACCAATGCATCTGCCCCAGATCAGCTGAGTTTAGCCTTGGCCTGGAATCGAGTGGACATCGCACGGAGCCAGATCTTTGTTTTCGGACACCACTGGCCG CCCTTGGGAAGCCTTGCGGCTGGAGACGGGGTGGCCCCCGAAAAGGAGAAGAAGTCCCCGGCGCCTCAAGcgaaaggaggaagagggaaaggcAAAGGGAAGAAGAAGGGCGGGAAGCAGAAGGAAGAGCCGGAGGAGGAAACGGATCCAAGGAAACTGGAGCTGCTGAACTGG GTAAACTCCTTGGAGCAGGCAATGCTCGATGCTTTGGTCTTGGACCGGGTGGACTTTGTGAAGCTCCTGATCGAGAACGGAGTCAGTATGCAGCGCTTCCTCACAATTCCTCGGCTGGAGGAGCTTTATAATACT AGATTGGGCCCACCAAATACTTTACATCTGATTGTCAGGGATGTGAAAAAG GGCAACCTGCCTCCAGACTACCACATTAGCCTCATTGACATTGGCCTGGTGCTAGAATATCTCATGGGTGGGGCGTACCGCTGCAACTATACGCGGAAGAGCTTCCGGACCCTCTACAACAATTTATTTGGACCAAAGAGG CCTAAAGCTCTTAAGCTTCTCGGGATGGAG gACGATGAGCCTCCAAccaaagggaagaagaagaagaagaaaaaggaggaggagattgACATCGACGTGGACGACCCGGAGGTCAGCCGCTTCAAGTACCCCTTCCATGAGCTGATGGTGTGGGCTGTGCTGATGAAGCGGCAGAAGATGGCCCTCTTCCTCTGGCAGCGGGGAGAGGAGTCCATGGCCAAGGCGCTGGTGGCCTGCAAACTCTACAAAGCCATGGCCCACGAGTCTTCCGAGAGCGAGCTGGTGGACGACATCTCCCAAGACTTGGACAACAACTCCAA GGACTTTGGCCAGTTGGCCGTGGAGCTGCTGGACCAGTCCTATAAGCATGATGAGCAGGTGGCCATGAAGCTCCTGACGTACGAGCTGAAAAACTGGAGCAACTCCACTTGTTTGAAGCTGGCCGTGGCCGCCAAGCACCGGGACTTCATTGCCCACACTTGCAGCCAGATGTTGCTGACAGACATGTGGATGGGGAGGCTGCGCATGCGGAAGAACCCAGGTCTTAAG GTCATAATGGGGATCCTGTTCCCTCCCACCATCTTGTTCCTGGAGTTCCGCACCTGCGACGACTACTCCTATCAAACATCGAAGGAGAACGAAgttgggaaagaaaaggaggaggagaacgcG GACGCCAATGCTGACACGGGTTCCCGGAAGGGAGACGAGGAGGACGGGAACAAAAAGCAAAAGGGCCTTCCCATTGGGACGAAGATCTATGAGTTCTACAATGCCcccattgtgaagttttggtttTACACA ATCGCATACCTGGGCTATTTAATGATGTTCAACTATATCATCCTGGTGCGGATGGACCGGTGGCCGTCGCTCCAAGAATGGATTGTCATCTCCTACATTGTGACCTTGGCTTTAGAGAAAGTGAGAGAG ATCCTGATGTCCGAACCCGGTAAACTCAGCCAGAAAATCAAAGTGTGGCTGCAGGAGTATTGGAACATCACCGACCTGGTGGCCATTTCCGTGTTCATCTTCGGGGCCATCCTTCGCTTGCAGAACCAGCCTTACATGGGATACGGGAGGGTCATCTACTGCGTGGACATCATTTTCTGGTACATCCGAGTCCTGGACATCTTTGGCGTGAATAAGTACCTGGGACCTTACGTCATGATGATTGGAAAGATG ATGATCGACATGCTGTACTTCGTGGTGATTATGCTGGTGGTCCTGATGAGCTTTGGCGTCGCCCGGCAGGCCATCCTTCACCCCGATGAGGAGCCCTCCTGGCGCCTGGCCCGCAACATCTTCTACATGCCTTACTGGATGATCTACGGAGAGGTGTTTGCTGACCAGATAGACCGTAAGAGCAGAGTTCATA TCTATGCCATGGAAATTAACC CTCCGTGCGGGGACAACCTTTACGACGAAGATGGCAAACGGCTTCCTCCTTGCATCCCTGGCGCCTGGCTGACTCCGGCCATCATGGCTTGTTACCTCTTGGTCGCCAACATCTTGCTGGTCAACCTGCTGATCGCTGTCTTCAA CAACACCTTCTTCGAGGTGAAGTCCATCTCCAACCAGGTCTGGAAATTCCAGCGGTACCAGCTGATCATGACCTTCCACGACCGGCCGGTGCTTCCTCCGCCCATGATCATCTTCAgccacatttacatcatcatggTCCGCCTCTGCTGCCGCTGCAAGAAGCATCGGGAAGGGGAGCAGGACGAACGCGACCGAGGGCTGA AGCTGTTTCTAAACGACGAAGAGCTGAAAAAGCTGTATGAGTTTGAGGAGCAATGCGTGGAAGAATATTTCCGTgaaaaagaggatgaagaacagTCTTCCAATGATGAACGGATCAGAGTGACTTCTGAAAG AGTTGAGAACATGTCTATGAGGTTAGAAGAAGTGAACGAACGGGAGCACTTCATGAAAGCCTCCCTGCAGACGGTCGACCTCCGGCTATCTCAGCTGGAAGAGCTTTCCAGCCGCATGGCCAACGCTCTGGAGAAACTGGCCGGGATCGACAAGGCCGAGCTGACCCACACTCGCTCCAGGGCCTCCTCCGAGTGCGACGTGGCTTACCTCCTCCGGCAGAGCAGCGTGAACAGTTCGGACGGCTACGGCATGTTCCGGTCCCATGGCGATGAGCTTGCCTACGACGAACTGCCCCCGGCCCCGATGtccccggccctggcgctgcgtAAAGCCGACTCCAAGCTGCACCTGTCTCCGGAACGTCAGGCGAGCCTCCGCTCCACCTCCAGCCTGAGCGCAGTGGCCGCTTTGGACCACGGCAGGAAAATCTTAGACGTTGCGCAGACCGCTGGCGGACCCCATGTGGGGGACAGGCCGGACCACAGCAAGAGCGAAGGGACCCTATCCCAAACCCTCAGCCAAACAGATAGTGCTTTAAGCGGGCAGTCCGGAAGGAGGGCGGACCTCCCAAACGCTTGCGTGGCCCTTGAGAGGACCAAGTTAGAAGCCACGATCTCCTACCCCTTGGACAAGCCTCGGGCCATGAAGTACTGCCCTTCGGAAACGTTTGACGGTTGTCAGGCGACCATGATGAAATCCAGGAGCTACATATTTGCACAAGGCGGGAAGATGGTGGGAGGCGTGAACAACTGGGCCATCGTGGACCACGAGTACCAGACCATCATGGACCAGGTCTGCCCCTCCACGGTTGAGCAGTGGACGGCCGAATGGAAGTACGAGCTGCAGCAGAAGCTGGAGGACGAGCCGCCTCCCGAATACCCCGGCATCGTGTCCGAGGCGGAGATGCAGGCCGAGCGGAAGCCGATGCTGACCGACACCGAGGACGACAGCGACGCCGGCGGCGAAGTCGTGGGCCTCAGTGCCTCCCACCCATCTTCACCGGTCAGCAGGAGGACGGACAAAGAGAACCAGCTTCTGGTGAACTCTGACCGGACTTACGAGTTCCCCTCCATCCGCTCAAAGAGTTTGCACAGCCATTCACGGAAAGCCAAGTCCATTAAAGACAAGCTCCTCAGGCCGGGCCATGCCAGCAGTGTCAGCAGTCTCGTGGTCACCTGCGGAAACACGACAGAAGagcccaaaacaaacaaagaaaatgcCTCCGGCACAGAAACCGAGTGCTAA